CCACCCCGGCGCTCCGGCCGGCTCCCCCGACGTCGAGTACGGGTCAGCCTGCGCAGCCACCGGAGCCTGGTGCGGGCCTGCCTGCGCAGGCCCATCGGCTGGGCGCACGTAGGGGTCCGCTTGTCCGGCGACCCGTGCGTCGGCCGGGCGCTCGGACGGCTCGGCCTGTACGTCGGCCGGGCGCTCGGATGGCTCGGCCTGTGCGGCGGCCGATGCATCGGCCGGTGGCTTGTACGGGTCCGCTTGGCCGGCGGCCGGTGTGGCGGCCGGGGGCTCGTACGGGTCCGCTTGTACTGCCGCCTGCGCGTCGGCCGGGGGCTCGTAGGGTGAGGCGCCCAGTGCATCGGCCGGCTGCGCAGGCGGGGTCGGCTGTGCGGAGGCCGGCGTGTTCGCCGGGGCGGCGTACGGGACGGCCTGCGTCGGGTCGGCTGCGGGGTCGGCGTACGGGTCGGCCTGCTGGCCGGTGGGAGCTGCGTACGGACCGGCGTACCGGTTGTCCTCCGGCTGCGCCGGCAGGGCTGGGTCAGGTGGGAGGACCGGCTCGGGCTCCGGGAGCGTGGGCTCCGGCTCGGGCGGGCGTACCGGCTCCGGCGTAGGCGGAAGGACCGGCTCCGGCGGCAGCTCCGGCTCGGGCTGTGGCGGCAGCGTGTCCGTTGGGTAGCCCAGGCCGGCTTGAGGCTGGGCGTCCGTCGGTGTCGGCTCGGCGGCCGACGTCCGTGCCTCGATGGCGGCCAGCCGGGCGTCAAGAATGGTCTGCTGCTCGGTGGCAGCCGGCGGCTGCACTACGGGGGCGGCCTGCTGATCGGCAACCGGCTGCGGAGCGGCGACGGCCTCCGGGTGAGCAGCAGCCTGCTCATCAGCGGCAGCTTGCTGGTCCGCGGCGGCCGACGGGAAGTCACCGCCGACGAGGATCGGCTTCTGGTAGCCCGTGTCGTCGAAGTCCGTCGGGTCGTAGTCGGCGCGGGAGGCGAAGCCGGCGCCTTCGGGGCCGTGCAGGATGGGGGTGACGGCGCGTTCGAGGTCGGCGATGCGGCGGTCGCGTTCGGCGACCTCGCGGCCGAGGCGTTCGAGCAGGCCGTCGACCTCGTCCATCCGGTAGCCGCGCAACGCGACCCCGAACCGCGTCGTCGCGATGTCGTCGGACGACAGCACTTGGCGAGCGGGTACGGACACGTCCGGCCGGTCGTCGTAGGCGGGGCTCATCCCGCCCCAGCGCCCGGAGGCGACAACGGCGACAGCCCCGATCAGTACGACGACAACCAGCCCGAAGAACCACATCACGGGACCGATCGTGCCACGCCGGGGTGTACCGGCGCACAATCCCCGCGGGTTTCCGCCACCGAGACGCCGGTCACCTGCGCACGCGAAGCACCCCGGGCGTCAGCTGCCGTCCGAGCCCAGGCGGTGCTGCTCTCGCCGTTCGCGGGCCTCCGGGTTGTCGGTGACGTCCGCGGCCGCGGCAGCCGCCGCTTCCTCCGCCGCGGCATCCGCCATCTCCCCGGCCTTGACGATGTAGCTGATCGCCTCGTCCACGTCGTCGGTGATCGTGAACATGTCCAGGTCCGCGGCGGAGATCTTGCCATCGGCAAGCATGGTGTCCCGGAGCCAGTCGGCCAGACCACCCCAGTACGACGTACCGAACAGCACCACCGGGAACGACGTCACCTTGCGCGTCTGCGCCAGCGTGAGCGCCTCGAACAGCTCATCCAAAGTCCCGAAACCACCGGGCATCACGACGAACCCCTGCGCGTACTTCACGAACATCGTCTTGCGGGTGAAGAAGTACCGGAAGTTCATCCCGATGTCGACCCACTCGTTCAGGCCGTTCTCGAAGGGCAGTTCGATGCCGAGACCGACCGACACCCCGCCGGCCTCGGACGCACCCTTGTTCGCGGCCTCCATCACGCCCGGCCCGCCACCGGTGATCACCGCGTACCCGGCGCCGACCAGCTTGCGCCCGAACGACTCCGCGGCGGCGTACATCGGGTCGTCGGGCTTGGTCCGCGCCGACCCGAACACGCTGATCGCCGCACCGAGCTCGGCGAGCATGCCGAAGCCCTCGATGAACTCCGACTGGATCCGCAGCACCCGCCACGGGTCGGTGTGCACCCAGTCCGACGGGCCGCGGCTGTCCAGCAGCCGTTGCTCCGAGGTGGACTGCTGCACCTGGTTGCGCCGCATGACCACCGGCCCCCGCTGCTGGGACTGGGGGCGGTCTGGGTGAAGGGAATCTGCCATGCCCCCAGATTAGTGCGGCGCACCGCCAGGGACCGGGGACTCGCCCCCAGGACTCAGGCTGTCAACCAGCTCCTCAGCCGCTGTTCACACTGCTCGATCTCCGCCTCCGGCACGTACTCCTCCTGCTTGTGCGCGAGCAGCGGGTCGCCCGGCCCGTAGTTCACCGCCGGTACGCCGAGCAGCGTGAACCGCGCGACATCCGTCCACCCGAACTTCGGCTGCGGTTCCCCGCCCACGACCTCCAGGAACGCGGCCGCCGCCGGCCGCTGCAACCCCGGCAGCCCACCCGGCGCGGAATCGGTCACCACCACGTCGTACCCGTCGAAGACCTCGCGCAGGTGCGCCTCGGCCTCGGCCTCGGACCGGCTCGGCGCGAAGCGGTAGTTGACCGTCACCGTGCACAGATCCGGTACGACGTTGCCCGCGACGCCGCCGCTGATCCCGACCGCGTTCAGCCCCTCGCGGTACTCCAGCCCGTCGATCGGCACCCGCCGCGGCTCGTACGCCGCCAGTCGCGCGAGCACCTCTCCCGCCGCGTGGATCGCGTTGACGCCCATCCACGACCGCGCCGAGTGGGCCCGCTCACCACGGGTGGTGATCTCGATCCGCATCGTGCCCTGGCAACCGGCCTCGACCACCGCGTTCGACGGCTCCATCACCACCGCGAAGACGCCTTCGAGCAGCTCGGGGTTGGACTGCGAGAGCTTGAACAGCCCGTTGCGCTCGGACTCGATCTCCTCGCAGTCGTAGAACACGTAGGTGACGTCGCGGTTCGGCTCGGCCAGCGTGGCAGCGAGCCGGAGCCCGACGGCGACCCCGCCCTTCATGTCGCAGGCGCCGAGCCCGTGGATCAGCCCGTCCGCGCGCCGGGACGGGAGGTTGTCGTTCAGCGGGACGGTGTCCAGGTGCCCGGCGATGACGATCCGCTCGGCGCGGCCCAGGTCGGTCCGTGCGACGACCGTGTTCCCGTGCCGGAACACCTTCAAGTGCCCGTACGCCGACAGCGCGGCCTCGACCGCGTCCGCGATCTCCTCCTCGGTCCCGCTCACCGACGAGACGTCGACCAGCGCGGCCGTCAGATCGGGTCCGGAGTGGGTCAGGTCGAACTTCGCCATCAAACGTCCTCGGGTTTCGGCAGGAACACGCAGAACTCGTTGCCCTCCGGATCGGCGCAGACCGACCAGTCGATCGCGTCGTCCTGGGGCCGCAGCAGTGTCGCACCCGCGGCCAGCACCGCGTCGAGGGTGCCGGCGTCCACGTCCCAGTGGATCCGGTTCTTCACCGTCTTCGGCTCGGGCACCGCGATGAACACGAAGTAGTCGAACGGCGTACCGGGCACGTTCTCGATCCAGCTGTACGGCTTGCCCTCGCCGGCGTTGAAGTCGCCGCCGAGCACACCGTGCCACCAGCGCGCCTGCGCCTCCGGGTCGACCGAGTCGACGACCACCTCCATCAACCGGTACGCCGGAACGCTGTCCCGCGGGAACCCGCAGAACTCCCCACCCTCCGGGTCCTCCATCACCGCCCAGCTCTGCTCGGCGCTGATCGGCGACTGCACGGTCGCGCCGAGCGTCTCCAGGTCCGCGATCGCGGAGGTGTGCACGTCCAGGTGCACCCGCTGCTTCACGGTCCGCGGCTCGGCCACCTTGTTGATCCAGACCGTCTGCCCCGGCAGGTCGCCACGCAGCGGCACCGGTCCGTCCGCCGCGGCGTCCGCCGATGACGACAGCCCGAGCACCGTCTCCCAGAACTCGGTCATCGGGCCGACGGAACTCACGTCGACACATAGGTCCTTGAACCGCGCAACACTCATTCCCCAAGGCTAGAGGGGTCCGCCGACTGTTTGCGACAGCCCGGTTGACGCCCAGCAGCCCCGGCAGCCGACGGCACCGACGAGACCTCGTCTAGGGTTCTGACGTCAGGTCTGGTGACTGCCGTGAGGAGCGACATGCTGAAGCCCGAGGTCCCGGCCGCCGTGCGGCGGTTGAACGTGCTGCTCACCGAGGTCGACGAGGACAACGCTCGCGAGCCGTCGGCGCTGCCGGGGTGGTCGCGCGCGCACCTGCTCGCCCACATCGGGAACTTCGGCGACGCGATGACGCGGCAGGTGACCGAGGCTCTCGAAGGCCGGCAGGCCGACATGTACGACGGCGGCCCGCCGGCCCGGAACGCGGCGATCGAGAGTGACGCGGCGAAGCCCGTCGACGAGCTGACCGGGCACATCACCGAAGCGCTGGGCAACCTGGTCACGGCGTGGGAACGCGTCGACGACTGGTCGCGCCCGATCCGCCACCGCAACGGCACGCTGGCCGACACGGTCCTCAACGCGTGGCGCGAGGTCGACGTCCACGCCGCGGACCTCGACCTGAGCTACACCACCGACGACTGGTCGCAGGACTTCTGCATGCACCTGCTCGCGTTCCTCCGCCCGCGCGTCCCCGAGGGCACCCGCCTCGTCCTGCAGGCGCCCGGCGTCCGCTGGGCCCACGGCGAGGGCGACCGCCTGGTGATCGAGGGCAAGCTCACCGACCTGACCGCCTGGATGGCCGGACGACAGCCCCGGGGACCCCTCACCGGAGATCTCCCAGAGCTGTCCCCCTGGCCCTAACTGACGGTGAAGTCGTCCACCTGGATGAAGGTGTCGGTCCCCGGCGCCTCGAACCCGGCGTACACGGTCACCTCGTGCACTCCGGCCGGCACCTTCACCGTCACCTCGTGGTGCACGTACCCGGTCGAGGCCCCGAACGTCTTCTCACCGAGCACCGTGGACCCGCCGGCCCCTAGCCGGACGCCGAAGCGGCCTTGCCCGGCCGGCAGTGCCTCCGACGCGTTGATCCACGACCCGAAGGTGTAGGTGGACCCGGGCTGCACCGGCACCTTCTGCGTCAGCGCGCTGAGCCCCGTCCCGGACGTCCGGATCCACCCGTTGTTCGCGCCGGAGTGCGCGAACCCGAGCCCGCGGTCCACCCCGTTCGCCGCCGATCCCTCGAACAGCCACGCGGGCTTGCCGCCGCCGGTCCCTTCGAAGCCCCCGTCAGCCACCTGTACGGCGTACCGCACGGCAACCTCGGCGACCGACGTGTAGCTCCGCGTCCCGCCCGGCAGCCCGATCACGCGCACCCCGTCGGTCTCGACCGCCGGGAACGTCACCGTGTAGGTCTTGTTCGCGCCGGCCGAAACATCCCCCGGGTACGCCGGGCTGACGGTCTGCGCGCCGACCTCGACCCAGGCGCCGTCCTTCTTCACCTGCACCCGGGGCCGCCCGGTGAAGAACCCGCCCTCGGCCGACACCGCGCCCGACGTGAACTCGACCCGGTTCACCTTGTGCTTCGAGGGCCAGGTGTAACCCCACCACGAGGCGCCCTTGACCTCGTCGTCGAAGTCGTTCTCACTCCCGGTCAGCACGCCGTCGTTGAGCAGGGCGAGCTTCCCGGACTGCGACGACTTGGAAACGGCGACCGCGCCAGTGCTGGGCGCGGCCAGGTTCGCGGCACCGGGGACATCCACAGCAGGGCCTGGAGCCGACGGCGTCAGCACCAGCTTGCGCAGGTTGAAGTTGTAGACCGACGTCCCGATCCCGCCGCCACCGCACGGGCAGACGTTGGCCTGCAGGTACATCGTCTTCCCGTCCGGCTGGACGAACTTCGAGGGAATCGTCACGCCGTACCCGCCGTACTTGGACGTCGACCACGGGTACCCGCCGAAGTCCTTCGACAGGAAGTGCTTCCACGGTCCCCACGGCGTCGGCGACTCGTAGAACTCGAAGGTGTACTCGGTCCACGAGGTGTAGACGTAGCGCTTCTGCTGCGGCAGGTACGTCGTACCGCCCTGGCTGATCACCGACAGGTTGCTCGCGTTGGTCCCGTAGGTCTGCGCGTACAGCCGCCGTTGGTCGGTCAGCACCGGCCGCCGGTCGGCGAGCTTCCGTGACCACTCCGGCTTCCCCCGGTCGTTGCTGCCGGCAAAGAACTCCCAGGCCTTCCGGTCCTGCACCTTCTTCTTCGGTACGCGGGCCAGGAACACGCTCTGCGGGTCCTCGACCGTGTCGTCGAAGGAGTCCCGCCAGTTCCCGTCCAGCCCGTACGCGTACACGTACCCGTCCGGTGCCGCCGCTCCGCCCTTGCCGAAGTCCGCGAACCAGATCGTCGTGAACACGTGGTCGCCGAACATCGGTTTGCGCTGGTCCCAGGTCCACGTCCGTCCGTGGTCCACCGACTTGAGGATCGTCGCGGCCGGTACGTCGTTGAAGTCGAGCGCGAGATCCTGCACCGCCAGGTACATCGTGTCGCCGACGCAGACCATGCCGGTCGGCTTCCGGTTGTACCCCGGACCGCTCCAGATCGGACCGACCTGGTCGCCGCGGGCGACGGTCGCGCCCGTCAACGAGCCCGGCTGCCCCTTGATCTCGCTGACCGCGATGTCGGAGAACTCCGCGTCCAGGCTGAAGCCCTTGCCGTCGCCGTTCGCGGAGTACAGGTCCCCGTTCCCGGCCCAGCACGACGGCCACAGGTCGCCGTCACTCTTGCTGGCCTGCCCGGTCGTCTCCACCGACGCCGTACCGACGTAGGTGCTGGCACCACCTCCGGCAGCAGGGGAAGCACTGTCCCCGGACGAGGTCAGGACGGCGACCGACCCGAAGGCCAGTGGCAGGACGGCAAGCAACGCTCCACGCTTCACGACGGACTCCTACTTCAGGCCGGTGGTCTTCATCGCGTCGACCAGGCGTTTCTGGCCGGCGACGAAGACGACGACGGTCGGGATCGCCGCGATCACGGCGGCGGCGAGGATCAGGTTCCACGCCGAGGCGTACTGACCTTGCAGACCGGAGATGCCCAGCTGGACCACGCGCAGGTCCGGGTTGCGGGTGATGGTCAGCGGCCAGAGGAACGCGTTCCAGTTGGCCAGGAAGAACAGCACCGACAGCGAGGCCAGGACCGGACGGCTCAGCGGCAGGATGACGCTCCAGTACCGGCGCCAGTAGCCGCAGCCGTCCAGGTCGGCGGCCTCCTCCAGCTCGCGCGGGATGTTCAGGTAGTACTGGCGCAGCAGGAAGATGCCGAAGGCATGGAAGATGCTCGGCACAATCAGCCCGGCGTAGCTGTCCAGCAGGCCGAACTGCTTGGCGACCAGGAACAGCGGGACCAGGATCACCGGCAGCGACACCAGCAGCGTCGACATGATGCCCGAGAAGATGATCGCGCGGCCGGGGAACCGCAGCCGGGCCAGCGCGTAGGCCGCCATCGAGTGGAAGAACAGCGCGATCACCGTGACCGCGACCGACACGATCGCGGAGTTCAGCAGGAACCTGGGCAGCGGGAACTTCAGCAGCACGTACTGCAGGTTGTCCAGCGTCCAGGTCGACGGCCAGCCGAACGAGAACACGTCCTCGGCCGGCTTGATCACGCTCAGCAGCACCCACAGCAACGGCGCGACAGCGATCAGCGCCAGCACGTGCGCCAGGATCGGGAAGAATCTAGTCCTCACTGAAACGGCCTCCCTTCGTGAAGGCGAACATCAGGCCGGTGCAGAGCACGAGGATCCCCACCACGACGGTGGTCAGCGCGGCGGCGTACCCGATGTTGTTGAAGGTGAAGGCCTGCTCGTAGATGTAGAGCACGACCGTGCTGGTGGCCCTGGCCGGGCCGCCCTTGGTCAGCACGAAGACCAGGTCGAAGGCCTGCAGGCCGGTGACGGCGCCGATCGTCGAGTTGACCACGACGAAGAAGCTGGTCGGGCGCATCAACGGCCAGATCACGAACCGGAACCGCTGCCAGGCCGAGGCGCCGTCGATCTGCGCCGCGTCCTCGAGCTCCTTCGGCACGTCCTTCAGCCCGGCCAGCAGGACCAGCATCTGGTAGCCCATCACGAACCAGACACTGATCACCACATAGGTGCCCAGGGCAAGCGATGGCGTCCC
The Kribbella italica DNA segment above includes these coding regions:
- a CDS encoding DivIVA domain-containing protein is translated as MWFFGLVVVVLIGAVAVVASGRWGGMSPAYDDRPDVSVPARQVLSSDDIATTRFGVALRGYRMDEVDGLLERLGREVAERDRRIADLERAVTPILHGPEGAGFASRADYDPTDFDDTGYQKPILVGGDFPSAAADQQAAADEQAAAHPEAVAAPQPVADQQAAPVVQPPAATEQQTILDARLAAIEARTSAAEPTPTDAQPQAGLGYPTDTLPPQPEPELPPEPVLPPTPEPVRPPEPEPTLPEPEPVLPPDPALPAQPEDNRYAGPYAAPTGQQADPYADPAADPTQAVPYAAPANTPASAQPTPPAQPADALGASPYEPPADAQAAVQADPYEPPAATPAAGQADPYKPPADASAAAQAEPSERPADVQAEPSERPADARVAGQADPYVRPADGPAQAGPHQAPVAAQADPYSTSGEPAGAPGWGVGAYPIRQVDEYSPTLDQLGTQQPVAAPQAEPEPWFQRTPPPEPPQAEQLPLDDAGEPDETEGVWRPTTGSADAAPGSGGHAGATGLGAAEDATAGPATAGPATAGPATAGPATAGPGTAGPATARPGTAGPGTAGPGTAGPGTAGSGAGGPAAGGTASTGQPAESGDAGDSSDAAPRGRHSAAPDVVRRPGL
- a CDS encoding TIGR00730 family Rossman fold protein gives rise to the protein MADSLHPDRPQSQQRGPVVMRRNQVQQSTSEQRLLDSRGPSDWVHTDPWRVLRIQSEFIEGFGMLAELGAAISVFGSARTKPDDPMYAAAESFGRKLVGAGYAVITGGGPGVMEAANKGASEAGGVSVGLGIELPFENGLNEWVDIGMNFRYFFTRKTMFVKYAQGFVVMPGGFGTLDELFEALTLAQTRKVTSFPVVLFGTSYWGGLADWLRDTMLADGKISAADLDMFTITDDVDEAISYIVKAGEMADAAAEEAAAAAAADVTDNPEARERREQHRLGSDGS
- the dapE gene encoding succinyl-diaminopimelate desuccinylase — its product is MAKFDLTHSGPDLTAALVDVSSVSGTEEEIADAVEAALSAYGHLKVFRHGNTVVARTDLGRAERIVIAGHLDTVPLNDNLPSRRADGLIHGLGACDMKGGVAVGLRLAATLAEPNRDVTYVFYDCEEIESERNGLFKLSQSNPELLEGVFAVVMEPSNAVVEAGCQGTMRIEITTRGERAHSARSWMGVNAIHAAGEVLARLAAYEPRRVPIDGLEYREGLNAVGISGGVAGNVVPDLCTVTVNYRFAPSRSEAEAEAHLREVFDGYDVVVTDSAPGGLPGLQRPAAAAFLEVVGGEPQPKFGWTDVARFTLLGVPAVNYGPGDPLLAHKQEEYVPEAEIEQCEQRLRSWLTA
- a CDS encoding VOC family protein, which gives rise to MSVARFKDLCVDVSSVGPMTEFWETVLGLSSSADAAADGPVPLRGDLPGQTVWINKVAEPRTVKQRVHLDVHTSAIADLETLGATVQSPISAEQSWAVMEDPEGGEFCGFPRDSVPAYRLMEVVVDSVDPEAQARWWHGVLGGDFNAGEGKPYSWIENVPGTPFDYFVFIAVPEPKTVKNRIHWDVDAGTLDAVLAAGATLLRPQDDAIDWSVCADPEGNEFCVFLPKPEDV
- a CDS encoding maleylpyruvate isomerase family mycothiol-dependent enzyme, whose protein sequence is MLKPEVPAAVRRLNVLLTEVDEDNAREPSALPGWSRAHLLAHIGNFGDAMTRQVTEALEGRQADMYDGGPPARNAAIESDAAKPVDELTGHITEALGNLVTAWERVDDWSRPIRHRNGTLADTVLNAWREVDVHAADLDLSYTTDDWSQDFCMHLLAFLRPRVPEGTRLVLQAPGVRWAHGEGDRLVIEGKLTDLTAWMAGRQPRGPLTGDLPELSPWP
- a CDS encoding DUF4185 domain-containing protein, with the protein product MKRGALLAVLPLAFGSVAVLTSSGDSASPAAGGGASTYVGTASVETTGQASKSDGDLWPSCWAGNGDLYSANGDGKGFSLDAEFSDIAVSEIKGQPGSLTGATVARGDQVGPIWSGPGYNRKPTGMVCVGDTMYLAVQDLALDFNDVPAATILKSVDHGRTWTWDQRKPMFGDHVFTTIWFADFGKGGAAAPDGYVYAYGLDGNWRDSFDDTVEDPQSVFLARVPKKKVQDRKAWEFFAGSNDRGKPEWSRKLADRRPVLTDQRRLYAQTYGTNASNLSVISQGGTTYLPQQKRYVYTSWTEYTFEFYESPTPWGPWKHFLSKDFGGYPWSTSKYGGYGVTIPSKFVQPDGKTMYLQANVCPCGGGGIGTSVYNFNLRKLVLTPSAPGPAVDVPGAANLAAPSTGAVAVSKSSQSGKLALLNDGVLTGSENDFDDEVKGASWWGYTWPSKHKVNRVEFTSGAVSAEGGFFTGRPRVQVKKDGAWVEVGAQTVSPAYPGDVSAGANKTYTVTFPAVETDGVRVIGLPGGTRSYTSVAEVAVRYAVQVADGGFEGTGGGKPAWLFEGSAANGVDRGLGFAHSGANNGWIRTSGTGLSALTQKVPVQPGSTYTFGSWINASEALPAGQGRFGVRLGAGGSTVLGEKTFGASTGYVHHEVTVKVPAGVHEVTVYAGFEAPGTDTFIQVDDFTVS
- a CDS encoding ABC transporter permease subunit codes for the protein MRTRFFPILAHVLALIAVAPLLWVLLSVIKPAEDVFSFGWPSTWTLDNLQYVLLKFPLPRFLLNSAIVSVAVTVIALFFHSMAAYALARLRFPGRAIIFSGIMSTLLVSLPVILVPLFLVAKQFGLLDSYAGLIVPSIFHAFGIFLLRQYYLNIPRELEEAADLDGCGYWRRYWSVILPLSRPVLASLSVLFFLANWNAFLWPLTITRNPDLRVVQLGISGLQGQYASAWNLILAAAVIAAIPTVVVFVAGQKRLVDAMKTTGLK